In one Gopherus evgoodei ecotype Sinaloan lineage chromosome 1, rGopEvg1_v1.p, whole genome shotgun sequence genomic region, the following are encoded:
- the SLC38A4 gene encoding sodium-coupled neutral amino acid transporter 4: MDRMELQNVNIKLDEESNSGESIEDSYTDIIDPEKATISSQFANDDAESQKFLPNGFLGKKKLADYQEEYNPGTTSFGMSAFNLSNAIMGSGILGLSYAMANTGIILFVILLLSIAILSLYSVHLLLKTSKEGGSLIYEKLGEKAFGWPGKYGAFLSIIMQNIGAMSSYLFIIKYELPEVIRAFLHLEENSGEWYLNGNYLVILVSVGIILPLSLLKNLGYLGYTSGFSLTCMVFFLTVVIYKKSQIPCPLPVLENSIGNWTYNNSVPVHLVILPNESVNSRVNFMMDNTPGHTTDFEEAKDSLHTSGVEYEAHSDSDNMCQPKYFVFNSQTAYTIPILAFAFVCHPEVLPIYSELKDRSRKRMQNVSNISIAGMLIMYLLAALFGYLTFFGEVEDELLHTYTKVYTFDTPLLLVRLAVLVAVTLTVPIVLFPIRSSVIALLFPKRPFNWIRHFLIAAVILAFTNTLVIFVPAIKDIFGFIGASAATMLIFILPAAFYLRLVKKEPLRSAQKIGALIFLIVGIIFMVGSMTLIALDWIYHSSSSKHH; encoded by the exons ATGGATCGCATGGAACTGCAAAATGTCAACATCAAACTTGATGAGGAGAGCAATAGCGGAGAAAGCATTGAAGACAGCTACACTGATATAATAGATCCAGAAAAGGCTACTATTAGCAG TCAATTTGCTAACGATGATGCAGAAAGTCAGAAGTTCCTTCCAAATGGATTTCTGGGCAAAAAGAAATTGGCAGATTATCAGGAGGAATAT AATCCAGGAACTACTTCCTTTGGAATGTCAGCATTTAACCTGAGCAATGCCATCATGGGGAGTGGCATCTTAGGGCTGTCATATGCCATGGCCAACACAGGAATTATACTTTTTGT AATCCTACTGCTCAGTATAGCAATATTATCACTCTATTCAGTTCACCTTTTACTGAAGACCTCAAAAGAAGGAG GCTCCCTAATATATGAAAAACTAGGTGAAAAGGCATTTGGATGGCCTGGAAAATATGGTGCTTTTCTTTCTATTATAATGCAGAATATTGGTG CAATGTCAAGCTACCTCTTTATTATTAAATATGAACTTCCTGAAGTAATCCGAGCATTTCTACATCTTGAAGAGAATTCTGG AGAGTGGTACCTGAATGGTAACTACCTCGTTATACTTGTGTCAGTTGGAATTATTCTTCCACTTTCCCTTCTAAAAAATTTAG GTTACCTTGGTTATACGAGTGGATTTTCACTTACCTGCATGGTTTTCTTTCTCACTGTG GTAATCTACAAGAAATCTCAAATACCTTGCCCTCTCCCTGTCCTGGAAAATAGTATTGGAAACTGGACCTACAACAACTCAGTTCCAGTGCACTTAGTGATATTACCAAATGAGTCTGTTAATTCTAGAGTGAATTTCATGATGGACAATACACCTGGGCACACCACGGATTTTGAGGAGGCAAAAGACTCCCTACACACAAGTGGAGTGGAATATGAAGCCCATAGTGATAGTGATAACATGTGCCAACCCAAATATTTTGTGTTTAACTCACAG ACTGCCTATACAATACCCATCCTGGCATTTGCATTCGTATGTCACCCTGAGGTGCTACCAATATACAGTGAACTTAAAGA CCGGTCACGAAAGAGGATGCAGAATGTTTCAAACATCTCCATTGCTGGAATGCTGATCATGTATCTGCTTGCTGCTCTCTTTGGTTATCTTACCTTCTTCG gAGAAGTTGAAGATGAATTACTTCATACATACACCAAAGTGTACACCTTCGACACCCCTCTTCTGCTGGTTCGCCTGGCAGTGCTTGTAGCGGTCACCTTGACTGTGCCCATAGTCCTTTTCCCT ATCCGCTCATCAGTCATCGCATTGTTGTTTCCCAAAAGGCCATTCAATTGGATAAGGCATTTCCTGATCGCAGCAGTAATTCTTGCATTTACTAACACACTTGTAATTTTTGTGCCTGCTATTAAAGACATCTTTGGATTCATTG GTGCATCGGCTGCCACAATGTTGATTTTCATTCTTCCTGCTGCCTTCTATCTACGGCTTGTCAAGAAAGAACCCTTGAGGTCAGCCCAGAAGATTGGG GCTCTGATATTTCTCATAGTTGGCATAATCTTTATGGTCGGAAGCATGACTCTAATTGCATTGGACTGGATTTACCACTCTTCAAGTTCCAAACATCACTAA